The following coding sequences are from one Dreissena polymorpha isolate Duluth1 chromosome 8, UMN_Dpol_1.0, whole genome shotgun sequence window:
- the LOC127841344 gene encoding uncharacterized protein LOC127841344: MVNMSSASNEAVRYPAWNWRDWKGFLSRLFCPVPAIRQYQYFRMTTEEPGVVTMRTRVGCPEVKVTVTMDGVHIPYQQPQIVEAKGLSRNRQEYLYKVVRPYLSDANKDATCPCPETSL; the protein is encoded by the exons ATGGTGAATATGTCCTCAGCATCCAATGAAGCAGTGAGGTATCCGGCATGGAACTGGCGGGATTGGAAAGGGTTTTTGTCCCGACTGTTTTGTCCTGTACCAGCGATAAG acaatatcAGTACTTCCGCATGACGACGGAAGAGCCAGGTGTGGTCACAATGCGCACGAGAGTCGGATGTCcagaggtcaaggttacagtgactatGGATGGCGTCCATATTCCATACCAACAACCGCAGATTGTAGAGGCCAAAGGACTCAGCCGAAACAGACAGGAGTACTTGTACAAAGTTGTCAGGCCATATCTCAGCGATGCTAACAAGGATGCTACTTGCCCATGCCCAGAAACATCACTATAG
- the LOC127840629 gene encoding neuromedin-U receptor 2-like, which translates to MTHNESRANDSMLSSFNNSDRLDLLNARYASTLLPLTIVLGLFGIVGIVGNVLVFIVYGCGKQFKDQKFRYYVSFLALIDLVTCMTLIPAEMLKHQQYFNFTGSVWCKIKCFFNVFAAAAASYCLVLVAIDRYMLTCRPVVFCKVRSISHGLAWRMCLIMLFLAVLTSLPSCILCGITSDVLRLSDDQTIFINVCEIEPYFEYGISRYVYRITLFILQVTISVIMIVLYARIGLEVWKAMRIRGAHGVDLTALSHHHHNHAQQPYQRAFVPAADIQRHQPPHQNIPSNLKLLFIVTVIYIVTYMFYLALSWVDQTRLSQTQFFAFSVFFRAYFIHSIINPLLYLKMDTLFRRRFKKIFSTAFPCTR; encoded by the coding sequence ATGACTCATAATGAGAGTCGTGCCAATGACAGCATGTTGTCGTCATTTAATAATTCCGACAGGCTAGACCTATTGAATGCGCGGTATGCGTCGACATTACTGCCGTTAACGATAGTGCTAGGATTATTCGGGATTGTAGGAATCGTGGGGAACGTGTTGGTGTTCATAGTGTACGGATGCGGGAAACAATTCAAGGATCAGAAATTTAGATACTATGTGTCGTTTCTCGCCTTGATAGACCTCGTAACGTGTATGACCTTAATTCCAGCGGAAATGCTCAAACACCAACAGTACTTCAACTTTACTGGGAGCGTTTGGTGCAAGATAAAATGCTTCTTTAACGTGTTTGCAGCGGCCGCTGCGTCCTACTGTCTCGTTCTGGTCGCAATAGACCGGTACATGCTCACGTGTCGCCCAGTGGTGTTCTGTAAGGTACGGAGCATTTCACACGGTCTTGCATGGCGTATGTGTCTCATCATGCTGTTTCTAGCCGTCCTGACCTCACTTCCGTCCTGCATTCTTTGCGGAATAACGTCGGACGTATTGAGGCTAAGCGACGACCAAACGATTTTCATCAATGTGTGTGAGATTGAGCCGTACTTCGAATACGGAATCTCGAGATACGTTTATCGAATAACACTGTTTATTCTGCAAGTTACAATATCCGTGATCATGATCGTTCTCTACGCGCGTATCGGACTAGAAGTGTGGAAAGCTATGCGGATCCGAGGTGCGCATGGCGTGGATTTAACCGCGCTgagccaccaccaccacaaccacgcACAACAGCCTTACCAACGGGCCTTTGTCCCAGCCGCCGACATCCAGCGCCACCAGCCTCCTCATCAGAACATACCCAGTAACTTGAAGCTCCTGTTCATAGTGACGGTGATCTACATCGTAACGTACATGTTCTATTTGGCGCTCTCTTGGGTGGACCAGACGCGCCTATCCCAGACTCAGTTCTTCGCGTTCTCAGTTTTCTTCAGGGCTTACTTCATTCACAGCATTATCAATCCGCTACTCTATCTGAAAATGGACACACTCTTCCGCCGGCGGTTCAAGAAGATTTTTTCAACGGCGTTCCCATGTACACGATGA